The sequence GTCGGCGGGCGTCATCTGCGCCTCGGGCACCCTGGCGCAGATCGTGCCGCCGTCGCTGGTGCTGATCGTGCTGGCCGACGTGCTCGGCGTGTCGGTGGGCGATGCCTACAAGGGCGCGCTGATCCCGTCGATGATGCTGGTCGGGCTGCTGGCGCTGTACATCTTCGCGCTGTCGATCTTCCGTCCGCAGGCGGTGCCGGCCTTGCCGCCCGAGGCGCGCACCTTGCGCGGGGCGGCGCTGTTCCGCCAGGTGATGGTGGCCATGGTGCCGCCGGTGGTGCTGATCTTCCTGGTGCTGGGGACGATCTTCATCGGCCTGGCCACGCCGACCGAAGGCGGTGCCATGGGGGCGGTCGGCGCGCTGGTGCTGGCGGGCATTCGCCGCCGGCTGGGCTTCGAGGTGATGCGCAGTGCGCTGGACACCACGGCCTCGCTGTCCACCTTCGTGCTCTTCATCCTGATCGGTTCGACGGTGTTCGGCCTGACCTTCCGGGCCGTCAACGGCGACCTGTGGGTCGAGCACCTGTTCAGCCTGGTGCCGGGCGGCCAGGTGGGCTTCCTGATCGTGGTGAACCTGCTGGTGTTCGTGCTCGGCTGCTTCATCGACTTCTTCGAGATCGCCTTCATCCTGCTGCCGCTGTTCGCGCCGGTGGCCGAGAAGCTGGGCATCGACATGGTGTGGTTCCTGGTGCTGATCGGCATGAACATGCAGACCTCCTTCCTGTCGCCGCCGTTCGGCTTCGCGCTGTTCTACCTGCGCAGCGTGGCACCGGTGGGCTCCTATCTCGACAAGACGCTGGGCCGGCGTCTGGAGGGGGTGACCACGACGCAGATCTACCGCGGGGTGGTGCCGTTCATTGTCATCCAGCTGATCGCGCTGATACTGGTGGCAAGCTTCCCGTCGCTGGTGACGGGTGCGCTGGATCGACATGGCAAGGTGGATACCAGCAATGTCGAGATCGTGTTGCCAGCGGAAGAATCCGGCGCCGACACGGCCGACGACCCGGGTGAGAACAGCGCTGCGCTGATGGATGCGCTGGGCCGGGGTGGTGCCCCCAAAGGCGACTGACCGACGACAACGGGCACGAGGCGATCGTGCCCGTTGTTTTTTCAGCCGGCGTGATGCGCCCGGGAATCGGCCGGCGCCTGCGCGCGGTCGGTCAGGCCATAGTCGCGCTCCACGGTCGCCACGCGTAGCCGGTAGTCGGCAAATACCCGCTGCCGGCCCGTGGCCTGCGCCGCGCGATGGGCTTCGAGCGTGCGCCACCGCGCGATGGCTGCCTCGTCGCGCCAGAACGATAGCGACAGCAGTTTGCCGGGCTGGCTCAGGCTCTCGAAGCGCTCGATGGAGAGGAAGCCGTCGATGGTCTCGAGGGCCGGGCGCAGCGCGGCGGCGATGTCCAGATAGGTGTGGCGCGCGTCGGGCGCGGGGATGGCTTCGAAGATGACGGCCAGCATGCTCAGGCCGCCTGCTGCGGGGGTTGGCAGAAGGTGCTTGCCACGGTGTCGAGAAAGCTGCGTTCTTCGCGCAGGATGAAGCGCTTCGCCTGCGCGAAGGCAAAGTTGGCACGCCCCTCGGCGTCGTCGCGCAAGCGTGCGCGGTAGCGTTCGTAGGCAGCCAGGCTGTCGAAGCCGATCAGGCCCCAGGCAATGTCGTTGGTGCCCTCGTGCGGCAGAAAGTAGCCGAGCAGGTGGCCGCCGCAGCGCGGGATGACGCGGCCCCAGTTTTCTGCATAGATCTGGAAGGCCTCGCGCTGGAAAGGGTCGAGCTGGTAGCGGATGAAACAGGTGAGCATGGTCGTGACTCCGGCGTGAATGACGCCCTCACGATAGCCAATTGAAGTGCGTGAATGGTTCGTCTACGATCGAACCATGAAAGACGGCCCCAACATTGCCCGCATTGCCGCGCTCATTGGCGACCCCGCGCGCGCCGACATTCTCACCGCGCTGATGGCCGACCGCGCGCTGACCGCCACCGAGCTGGCGGGGATTGCCGGCGTCACCAAGCAGACCGTCAGCGCGCATCTGGCCAAGCTGGTCGATGCCCGGCTGATCGAGGTGGCGGCGCAGGGGCGGCACCGTTATTTCCGCCTCGCCGGGCGGGATGTGGCGCAGCTGCTCGAATCGTTGATGGGCGTGGCCTTTCGCACCGGCGCCGTGCGCCTGCGCTCGAGTCCGCGCGAACCGGCGCTGCGCAAGGCCCGGGTGTGCTACGACCACCTCGCCGGCGAGCTGGCGGTGGCGGCCTTTGAGGCCATGTTGATGCGCGGCTGGTTTATTGCCCGCATCGGTGAGTTGGACCTGACCGACACCGGGCGGGCAGAGCTGGCGCGGCTCGGCATCGATGTGTCGTCACCGGCATCGGGTCGCCGCCCGGCCTGCCGCATGTGCCTGGACTGGGGCGAACGCCGCCACCACCTCGCCGGTGCCGTCGGCGCCGCCGTGCTGCAGCATGTACTTGATGCCGGCTGGGCCCGGCGCCTGCCCGATAGCCGGGTGGTGGCCTTCAACCCGTGGGGCGAAAAGGCGTTTCGCGAGGTGTTTCTGCTGGACTGATCAGCGCCGGCGGAAGATCAGCTCGACCACCCACCACAGCACGCCGATGGCGGCACCGAGCGCGCCCGCGATGGTGCCGAACATGGCTGTCAGCGCCAGCCCGGTGGGTGTGACGTCGTCCGGTCCGAACTGATTGAAGAACCACAAGGGCGCGGCGGTGAGCGTGCCGAGGATCAGGCTGGTCAGCACAATCTTGATGCCGGTGCGGACATCGCTGCGGTAGAAATTGGAGATCGGGTTCACGGCGCGTTTCCGGGGAGGTCGTGGGGCGACGATACCGGAGCGGTCGCGGTGGCGGTTTGATCAAAGTCGAGAATCGGTGCACGGCGCGTGCGCGATCCGGCGTATTCGCACGGCCGGTCGGTGGTGCGTGGCGCAATTCTGGGGGCGGGGGCGATTTTCCGACTTCCCCGCCGGCGTCTGCCGGGCTAGCCCCGCGTGCCCTTCACGAAGGCGATCGACGCCTGGAAGACCTCGATATCCTGCGCATAGTCCGCGGCGTCGGCGCGGTCGATCTGCACCCACTCCCGCGAACTCGGCATGCCGCGTGGCTGGAACGGCACCACGTCGCCCCGCGAGAACTGCAGCTCCACCGCCGTCGCCGCCGGCACACGGATGCCGATGCCGTTGCCGCTGATGCAGGCGAACATCTTGTCGGACACCAGATAGGCGTCGAGTCCGCCGATATTTTTTGCTTTGACGCCAGGCAGCTTGAGGAGCACATCGTCGATGAGCTGCTTTCGGGTGGCGGGGATACGGGTAGTCAAGGGCGCTCCGTTGTGTTGCTGAAAAAACCGAATACCTGTCGTGATACGCGAGCACGGCCAGGGGTGCAAGGGATTTGTGTGAAGGCGGGCGGCTGGCGGGGGGCGATGAGGTGATGAATTTCGCGTCTGGCTCCGCCGGCCCTTTCCGCCCGGGGCGGCGGTTGCGAACAACACGACGATGCCGAGTCTGCGCCGCATCGGCAACGGTATCGTCGCAGAATGACGAGCGCGCCCCGGGAGGCGCGCGCGTCTTTGCTGGTGGGGCCGGTCAGTGACGCAGTTTTCGCATGCGCTCGGCGGGGGTGATGATGTCGGTGAGGCGGATGCCGAATTTTTCGTTCACCACCACCACCTCACCCTGCGCGATGAGCGTGCCGTTGACCAGCACGTCCATCGGTTCGCCGGCGAGGCCGTCGAGTTCGACGACGGAGCCGTGGGCGAGCTGCAACAGGTTGCGGATGGACAGCTTGGTGCGGCCGAGCTCGACGGTGATCTGGACGGGGATGTCGAGGATCATGTCGAGGTCGTTGTTGCCGCCCGCGCCGCTGCGCTCGGCCCCGAAGTCGGGGAAGAGCTGGCTGGCGGGTTTGGCCTGGTAGGGCGACTCGCCTTCGGCCGCGGCGGCGGCGAGGTCGGCGGCGGCCTGTTCCTGCATGGCGGCGGCCCAGGGGTCATCGTCGGCCTCGGCCGCGGGTTTGGCTTCGGCGTCGGACTGTTCTTCCATGGCCGCGGCCCAATCGTCGTCGGAGACCTGGTTTTCGTCGGTGTCGGTATCAGCCATTGTGTGCTCCCGATGGCAGGGTGTCGGTGTTTTCGTCGGAGGAGATCATCCGTTCGACCTTGATGGCGTACTGGCCGTTGTGGACACCGTAGTGGCCTTCCAGCACGGGGACGCCGTCGACTTCGGCCCGGATCAACTCTTCCACGTCGAGGGGGATGACATCGCCGACGCGCATGTTGACGATGTCGCGCAGGCTGACGGTGGCATGCCCGAGGTTGCAGGTGAGCTTGACCTCCGCCGTCTTCAGCTGGCGGGTCATGGTGCCGATCCAGCGCTTGTCCTGCGTGATGTGATCGCTCTGCATGGTCGAGTAGAGCGTCTCGCGGATCGGCTCGAGCATGGAGTAGGGGAAACAGATGTGCATGTCGGCCTGCGCGCCGCCGAGTTCGAGCGAGAACACGGTCGACACCACGATCTCGGAGGGCGTGGCGATGTTGGCGAACTGCGAGTTCATCTCCGAGCGCAGGTACTCGAGCTTGAGGGCATACACCGGCGCCCACGCGCGCTCGTATTCGGCGAACACGGTGTTGAGCATGCCCATGATGATGCGCTGCTCGGTGGCGGTGAAGTCGCGCCCCTCGACCCGGGTGTGGAAGCGCCCGTCGCCGCCGAACATGTTGTCGACCACCAGGAACACCAAGTTCGGGTCGAACACGATGAGGCCGGTGCCGCGCAGCGGTTTGGCGGTGACCAGGTTGAGGTTGGTGGGCACCACCAGGTTGCGCACGAACTCGCTGTATTTCTGCACCTTGATCGTGCCGACGGAGATCTCGGCGTTGCGGTGCATGTAGTTGAACAGCCCGATGCGCAGGTAGCGGGCGAAGCGCTCGTTGATGAGCTCCATGGTGGGCATGCGCCCACGCACGATGCGCTCCTGCGTGCCCAGGTTGTAGGCACGAACGCCGCTGCCGTCGTCTTCGTCGGCGTCGGTTTCCTCGACTTCCCCGGTGACGCCGCGCAGCAGCGCGTCGACTTCGTCCTGGGAGAGAAAATCCGATGACATGGCCCGAGGTGTCCTTTTGCGTTACTGCACGATCAGCGAGTTGAACAGCACGGACATGACCGGCCCCCATGGGCTCTTGTCACGCCGACGGTCGCTGTCGCGCGGTTTGTCGAAACCCAGCACGTAGTTGGTGCGGATCATGATCTCTTCGGCCAGTGCCTCGCGGCCTTCGACGGTGGCGATCTCCGAGGGCAGCTTGCTCGAGAGCAGCAGGTTCACCTCGTGGCGGATCTCCGGCATGTACACCTTGAGCTGGTCGGCCACGGTCTGGTCGACCACCTTGAGCACCAGCACCACCTGCAGGTAGTGGCTGCCTTCGGCCGGGGCGAGGTTGACCGTGAACGGGTCGAGGTTGACGAAGGTCGGCGGCTTCGAGGTGTCGACGGTCAGCTTGGGCGCCTCGGGTTCGTGGGCCTCGTCGCCGTGGTCGGCCTTTTTCTTGTTCAGCAGCAGGAAGGCTGCGGCACCGCCGGCGATGACGAGGAGCAGCACCACCACGAGAATGATGATCAGCAGCTTCTTGCTCTTCTTGGGGGGGGCTTCACCTTCCGCGGGCGGCGTGGCCGGGGCTTTCGACATGCATCAATCTCCAGTGAGGATGTGTTGATTATCGATCACGCATTGCACTCCGGATGCCGGGAATAGCGGCGGTGGATGCCCCCAATTCCCCGTCCTCAGGCGAATGTGTCGATCATTCCTTCGCCGCGCATCAGCCAGGGGCCGCTGCGCGACATCAAGTTCTCTTGCGGCAAATCGGCGCCGCGGGTGCCGCCGGCATGCCGGTGGCCGTGTTGTCCGGTGTCGTCGCGACCGTCGCGGGCGGCGGTGTTGACGTTGCTGTCGGCGAGCGTCACGCCGGCTTGTTCGAGCATCTCGCGCAGGCGCGGCATGGCTTGTTCGAGGGCTTCACGCGCGGCCGGCGTGGCGGCGGTGAATTGCGCCGTGGTGGTGTCGCCGGTAACGGTGAGCGAGATCTCGAGCTTGCCCAGATGTGGCGGCGTGAGGATCAGCTCGGCCTTGCTTTCGTTGCGCCCGACCAGCCACATCACCCGGTTGCCGACGGCGTCGCCCCAGGTGGCATCGTCGGCCGGGGTGTGGATGTGCATCGGCAGGGCCGCCTGCGTGGCCTGCGGCCGGTCGGCAGCGGGCACCTGGATGCCGGTCATGGCGGTGTTCAGGCCGGGCGCGGTGGTGTTGCCGGCGGCCGGCGCGTCGGCGCCGAGGGCCGGTGCCGGTGTGCCGCGAGCGGCGGTGTTGGCGGCCAGCAGCTCGGCAAAATTGGTGGGCCGGGCCTTGGCCGTGCTGATGGCGGCGCCGGTGTCTTCCGGGGCGGGCGCGGTCAGGCCGGTGGTTTGCTGGCCGGTTTGGGCCGCGCCGCCGTGGCCCTTCTGGCCGAGCAGGTCGGACGCGCTGCCACGCGCCTGGCGTGTCTGGGCGGCTTGTGTCGTGGCATCGGCAGCGCTGGCCGCCGTTGCGGTTGTGGCGGCGGCCGGGTTTGCCGTGGCGGCGGCAAGGGCTGCCGGTGTGGCGGCAAGCACTGCCGCGGCGGCGTCGGCCGCGGTGTCGGTTGCCGTGACGAGTGCGGCGTCGGCGCTGGCGGTTTGCTCGGCGGCTTCGGCCGGTGTCGCTTCAGCGGTTGTTGCAGCTTTGGTGGCGGCGGGGGACGTTCCGTCGGCTGGTGCCTCGGCGGTCTTCTCGGCCGGGCGCTGCGCTGGCTTGGCCGGCGCGTCGGCCTGCCGGCCCCGGGCGGGCGCGCTCTGGCGCTGGGGCGCCTGGGCGGCTTGTGATGACTGGGTTTGCCGTTCGGCGCTGCGATCGACAGGGCGCTCGGCCGGGCGTTCCGGGGCGCTCATTTTCTGGTCGAGGGTGCGGGAGAACGTATCTGTTTGTGCCTCGGCGCGGCTGCGTTCGCGCACCGAGCCGTTGCGGGCCGAGCTGGCGGTGAGCAGTTGCGACAGGGAGGAATTCGCCATTTCAGGCATCGCCGTCTTCCTTGAGTGGAATGTTCAGGCGATCTGTTGCAATCCCCGTGCCAGTGGCTCAACTGTCCGAGTGGCGATCCCGAAACTGCTTGCTGGCGTGCTCGTCGGTCACGCGTTGCTCGCGCCGGGACTCGACGCGCGCTTCTTTCGCCTCGTGGCGTTGCGACAGCGTGTCGAAGGCCTTGACCTTGTTGCGCTGATCGAGCCAGGCCTTCTGGCCATGGGCGGTGCTTTTGCGTGCCTGCTCGACTACTGCGCGCTGGGCGGCGATGGCGTTGTCCAGCTTGCTGATGAACAAGCTGAAGTTTCGCCAGGCGTCTGGCCCGATGCCTTCCCGGCAGGCTTCCTGGAAGCGCTGCTGGTATTCGGCGCGATAGTTTTCGAGCAGTTCGAGTTTTCGACAGTCCTCGGTTTCACCGGCAATCAACTCACCCAGACGGCGCGCGGCGCCATCCATGCGGTTGTTGGCCAGGTCCAGCAGGGGCTGCAACGGAAACGTCTTGCTCATCCACGTTCTCCGATGCGCGGTCGGCGCTGTGCGCGTCCCGCAACAGGGCTTACGGTTCGGGGGGCGAAATCTTTAGGGGCTCGCGCCCGCTGTTGAGACCGAATCAGTATCACACTTCAGCGCCAAACAGTGTGTGCAAGTTTGCAACGGCGGTGTCGAAGCCTTCGCGTTCGTCGATCGCTTGCTGGAGGAAGGCTTCGAGGGCCGGATAGGCCTCGACGGCCTGGTCGAGCACCGGGTCGGCGCCGGCCTGGTAGGCGCCGACGGCGATCAGGTCGCGTGAGCGCTGGTAGCGCGAGAACAACTGCTTGAAACGGCGCACCTGCTCGAAATGCGTGGGCTTGACCAGGTTGTGCATGGCGCGGCTGATTGACTGCTCGATGTCGATGGCCGGGTAGTGGCCCTGGTCGGCGAGCGAGCGTGACAGCACGATGTGGCCGTCGAGAATGGCGCGCGCCGAATCGGCGATGGGGTCTTGCTGGTCGTCGCCTTCGGTGAGCACGGTGTAGAAGGCGGTGATAGAGCCGCCGTCTTCGGGTCCGTTGCCGGCGCGTTCGACCAGCGCCGGCAGGCGGGCAAACACCGAGGGCGGGTAGCCGCGGGTGACCGGCGGCTCGCCGATGGCCAGTGCGATTTCGCGCTGGGCCATGGCGTAGCGGGTGAGTGAGTCCATGATCAGCAGCACCTGCTTGCCCTGGTCGCGGAAGTATTCGGCGATGGTGGTGGCGTAGGCGGCGCCTTGCAGGCGCATCAGCGGGCTGGTGTCGGCCGGGGCGGCGACCACCACCGAGCGGGCGCGGCCTTCGGCGCCGAGGTTTTGCTCGATGAATTCCTTCACCTCGCGACCCCGTTCGCCGATCAGCCCGACGACGATCACGTCGGCCTTGGTGTAGCGGGCCATCATGCCGATGAGCACCGATTTGCCAACGCCGGAGCCGGCGAACAGACCCATCCGCTGGCCACGGCCGACGGTGAGCAGGGCGTTGATGGCGCGAATGCCGACGTCGAGCGACTGGCTGATCGGGGCGCGTTGCAGCGGGTTGACCGGCCGGCTTTGCAGCGAACGGGTGTCTTCGGTCTCGATGGGACCGAGGCCGTCGAGCGGCCGGCCGGCGCCGTCGACCACGCGGCCGAGCAGGGAGTCGTCGATGGGCAGGTGCTTGGCGCGGTCGGAGGCGCGGCGGCGCGGCACGGTGCGCTGGCCGGCGATGAGCCGCGGCTGCACGGGTTCCATCGGCAGCACCTGTGCGCCGGGGGCGAGGCCGAAGATGTCATCGGTCGGCATCATGAAAATGCGCTCGCCGTGGAAGCCGACCACCTCGGCCTCGACCGAGCCGCCGCCGGGCACCACGATGCGGCAGCCCGAGCCGAGTGGCAGCTTGAGGCCGGCGGCCTCCATGACCAGCCCGTTGATGCGGGTGAGCCGGCCGGAGAGCTGGAAGGGGCTGTTGGTGGCGGCCAGGCGTTTGCCGTCGGCGAGGACCTGGCGCCAGGTGTCGGTATGGCGGTCCATCAGTCTTTGGGATCCCAGCGGGTGTCGTCGGCGTTCATGGTCTCCATGATGCGCCGCCAGCGGGTCTGCACCGTGGCGTCGATGGTGGCGCCTTCGGCCTCGATGGTGCAGCCGCCGCGGGTGAGGCTGTCGTCTTCATGGATACGGTGCTCGTGGTGGCTGATCTGCTCGCCGAGGTGGTCGCGCAGCAGGGCGGCGTCGTCCGGGTGCACATGGATGCGGGCGCGCGCCTGCGGCAGTTGCTGGAGCGCTTCGCGCACCAGGTCGACGATGTTCTCCGGATGGGCGGCGAGGCTGCGCTTGACCATCTGGCCGGCAATTTCCATGGCCAGCGCGACGATCTCCTCGGCCACGTCCTGGTCGATCTGCTTGAGGGCGGTATCGAGGTTTTCGACCAGGGTGTGGATCTGCAGCGCCTCCATGCGCCCGCGCGCCGTGCCTTCTTCGTAGCCGGCGGCATAACCGTCCTTGTGGGCGGCGTCGTGGATGCGCTCGATGTCGTCGGCGGTGGGCAGCTTGAAGGCCGGCTCTTCGGGGGCTGGCGCCGGCGGCGGTTCGGCCGACGGTGGTGGTGTGGGGGCCGGCTCGGGCACCGGTTCGGGCTCGGGGGCGTCGAAACGCGGCGGCTCCCAGCGGCGGTAGGCGCCCACGGCCTGGTGGCGGTCAAAGCTCACTGATTGCCCCTCCGGCGCATGCCGGCCATGGTGTTAGACGAAGGCATCGTCGCCGCCCTTGCCGCCGAGCATGATCTGGCCTTCCTCGGCCAGGCGGCGCACGATCTTGAGGATTTCCTTCTGCTCGCCCTCGACCTCGGACAGGCGCACCGGCCCGCGCGACTCGAGGTCTTCGCGCAGCATCTCGGCGGCGCGCTGCGACATGTTCTTGAAGATCTTTTCGCGCAGCTCGGCCTGGGCGCCCTTGAGCGCCACCACCAGCGAGTCGGACTGCACCTCGCGCAGCAGGGTCTGGATGCCGCGGTCGTCGATGTCCATCAGGTTGTCGAAGACGAACATCTCGTCGAGGATCTTCTGTGCCAGGTCGGGATCGTATTCGCGCACGTTGTCGATGATCGCCGTCTCCGCTGCGGCGCCGACGAAGTTGAGGATGTCCGCCGCGTGGCGCACCCCGCCCATGGCGGCCTTCTTGACGTTGGAGGCGCCCGACAGCGTGCGGGTGAGGGTGTCGTTGAGCTCCTTGAGGGCCGTTGGCTGCACGCCGTCGAGGGTGGCGATGCGCAGCAGCACGTCGTTGCGCAGGCGGTCGGTGAAGTTCTTGAGGATCTCGCCGGCCTGGTCGTTTTCCAGGTGCACCAGAATGGTGGCGATGATCTGCGGGTGCTCGTTCTTGATCAGGTCGGCGGCGGTGGCCGCGTCCATCCACTTGAGGCTTTCGATGCCGGCGGTGTCCGAACCCTGCAGCACGCGCGAGATGATGTGCGCGGCGCGGTCGTCGCCCAGGGCTTTGGTGAGCATGGCGCGGATCTGCTCCTCGTCGGCCTCGACCGGCGAGCCTTGTTCGCAATGCGTTTCCAACTCGTCGAGCAGCGGTTCGACCTTGCTGCGCGGATGCGAGGGCAGCTTGGCCATCGCCATGCCGAGCTTCTGCACCTCCTTGGGACCGAGGAACTTGAGCACCTCGGCCGCTTCGTCCGAGCCGAGCGAGAGCAGCAGCAGGGCGCTTTTTTCCAGGCCTTCTTCGGGGCTCATTTACGGGCCTCCTCGTTGACGCCCATCCAGTCCTTGATCAGGTTGGCGACCAGTTTCGGGTTGTTCTTGGCGGTTTCGCGCGCCTGTGCCAGCTTGGTTTCATAGCTCATGTTCTGGCGCGCCGACTCGGAGAGGGTGACCTCCGCGCCGTCTTCATCGTAGGTCTTCTCCTGCCGGCTGGCACCCTCGCTGCCTTCGTCCGCCTCCTCGTCGGCCGGCGGCGGGGCCAGCGATTTGAGCAGCGGCTTGATGACGCCGAAGGCCACGTAGGCGAGCACGGCGATCACGATCAGGTAGCGCAGCGCTTGCTTGCCGATATCGATCAGCTCGGGGTCCTTCCATACCGGCAACTCGGGCAGGGTGTCGGCGGCGCCTTCGGCGAAGGCGCTGTTGGCCACATTGAGGCTGTCGCCGCGTTCGGCGTTGAAGCCCATCGCTTCGCGCACCAGGTTGTTGATGCGGGCGATCTCGTCGTCCGCCAGCGCCACGGTGCTTTCCTTGCCGTTCTTGTCGACCGTGGTGCGATGGTTGATGACCACCGCCACCGACAGCCGGCGAATCGCGCCCAGTGCCCGCTTGGTGTGCTGGATGGTGCGGTCCACCTCGTAGTTGGTGGTGGCGGCGGTGTTGCGGGTCAGGAAGTTGCCGTCGGCACCGGCTGCGCCGGCGGTGGCCGGGTTGGTGATCGGTGCGGTGGCCGGCACCGGCGGCTGGTTGGTCAGCGCGCCGGGCACGCCCTGGGCGCCCGGGTCGCGGGTGAGCACCTCGCTGCTTTGCTGCGAGCGGATGGCTTGCTGCGGATTCGGGTTGGGCTTGTAGATTTCGTCGGTCTGCTCGATGCGGTTGAAGTCCACATCGGCGGTGACCTGGGCGCGGAAGTTGCCGCGGCCGACCATCGGCTCGAGGATGGTCTCGATGCGCCGCACATAGGCTGCCTCGAGGTCTTCGACATAGCGCAGCTGGGTCGGGTCGAGGCCGGCGGCGCGGGTCGGGTCGTTGCTGTCGGTGAGCAGCTTGCCGGTCTCGTCGATGACGCTGACGCTGTCGTTGCTCATGTTCGGCACGCTGGACGACACCAGGTGCACGATGCCGGCCACCTGGGCGCCGTCGAGATTGCGTCCGGCGCGCAGATTGACGAAGACCGAGGCGGTGGGCTTTTGCTGGTCGCGCAGGAAGGTGCTGCGCTTGGGGATGGCC comes from Denitromonas sp. and encodes:
- a CDS encoding winged helix-turn-helix domain-containing protein, producing the protein MKDGPNIARIAALIGDPARADILTALMADRALTATELAGIAGVTKQTVSAHLAKLVDARLIEVAAQGRHRYFRLAGRDVAQLLESLMGVAFRTGAVRLRSSPREPALRKARVCYDHLAGELAVAAFEAMLMRGWFIARIGELDLTDTGRAELARLGIDVSSPASGRRPACRMCLDWGERRHHLAGAVGAAVLQHVLDAGWARRLPDSRVVAFNPWGEKAFREVFLLD
- a CDS encoding flagellar assembly protein FliH: MSFDRHQAVGAYRRWEPPRFDAPEPEPVPEPAPTPPPSAEPPPAPAPEEPAFKLPTADDIERIHDAAHKDGYAAGYEEGTARGRMEALQIHTLVENLDTALKQIDQDVAEEIVALAMEIAGQMVKRSLAAHPENIVDLVREALQQLPQARARIHVHPDDAALLRDHLGEQISHHEHRIHEDDSLTRGGCTIEAEGATIDATVQTRWRRIMETMNADDTRWDPKD
- a CDS encoding antibiotic biosynthesis monooxygenase; this translates as MLAVIFEAIPAPDARHTYLDIAAALRPALETIDGFLSIERFESLSQPGKLLSLSFWRDEAAIARWRTLEAHRAAQATGRQRVFADYRLRVATVERDYGLTDRAQAPADSRAHHAG
- a CDS encoding flagellar basal body-associated FliL family protein, producing the protein MSKAPATPPAEGEAPPKKSKKLLIIILVVVLLLVIAGGAAAFLLLNKKKADHGDEAHEPEAPKLTVDTSKPPTFVNLDPFTVNLAPAEGSHYLQVVLVLKVVDQTVADQLKVYMPEIRHEVNLLLSSKLPSEIATVEGREALAEEIMIRTNYVLGFDKPRDSDRRRDKSPWGPVMSVLFNSLIVQ
- a CDS encoding NIPSNAP family protein; translation: MLTCFIRYQLDPFQREAFQIYAENWGRVIPRCGGHLLGYFLPHEGTNDIAWGLIGFDSLAAYERYRARLRDDAEGRANFAFAQAKRFILREERSFLDTVASTFCQPPQQAA
- a CDS encoding TRAP transporter large permease subunit, with product MIEFLTANLAPLMFASLIIFLLSGFPVAFALAANGLFFGFVGIELGLLTPALLQALPERVLGIMANDTLLAIPFFTFMGIILERSGMAEDLLESAGQLFGPIRGGIAYAVIFVGALLAATTGVVAASVIAMGLISLPVMMRYGYSREVSAGVICASGTLAQIVPPSLVLIVLADVLGVSVGDAYKGALIPSMMLVGLLALYIFALSIFRPQAVPALPPEARTLRGAALFRQVMVAMVPPVVLIFLVLGTIFIGLATPTEGGAMGAVGALVLAGIRRRLGFEVMRSALDTTASLSTFVLFILIGSTVFGLTFRAVNGDLWVEHLFSLVPGGQVGFLIVVNLLVFVLGCFIDFFEIAFILLPLFAPVAEKLGIDMVWFLVLIGMNMQTSFLSPPFGFALFYLRSVAPVGSYLDKTLGRRLEGVTTTQIYRGVVPFIVIQLIALILVASFPSLVTGALDRHGKVDTSNVEIVLPAEESGADTADDPGENSAALMDALGRGGAPKGD
- the fliJ gene encoding flagellar export protein FliJ, with the protein product MSKTFPLQPLLDLANNRMDGAARRLGELIAGETEDCRKLELLENYRAEYQQRFQEACREGIGPDAWRNFSLFISKLDNAIAAQRAVVEQARKSTAHGQKAWLDQRNKVKAFDTLSQRHEAKEARVESRREQRVTDEHASKQFRDRHSDS
- the fliN gene encoding flagellar motor switch protein FliN, whose product is MADTDTDENQVSDDDWAAAMEEQSDAEAKPAAEADDDPWAAAMQEQAAADLAAAAAEGESPYQAKPASQLFPDFGAERSGAGGNNDLDMILDIPVQITVELGRTKLSIRNLLQLAHGSVVELDGLAGEPMDVLVNGTLIAQGEVVVVNEKFGIRLTDIITPAERMRKLRH
- a CDS encoding flagellar hook-length control protein FliK, which produces MANSSLSQLLTASSARNGSVRERSRAEAQTDTFSRTLDQKMSAPERPAERPVDRSAERQTQSSQAAQAPQRQSAPARGRQADAPAKPAQRPAEKTAEAPADGTSPAATKAATTAEATPAEAAEQTASADAALVTATDTAADAAAAVLAATPAALAAATANPAAATTATAASAADATTQAAQTRQARGSASDLLGQKGHGGAAQTGQQTTGLTAPAPEDTGAAISTAKARPTNFAELLAANTAARGTPAPALGADAPAAGNTTAPGLNTAMTGIQVPAADRPQATQAALPMHIHTPADDATWGDAVGNRVMWLVGRNESKAELILTPPHLGKLEISLTVTGDTTTAQFTAATPAAREALEQAMPRLREMLEQAGVTLADSNVNTAARDGRDDTGQHGHRHAGGTRGADLPQENLMSRSGPWLMRGEGMIDTFA
- the fliI gene encoding flagellar protein export ATPase FliI; amino-acid sequence: MDRHTDTWRQVLADGKRLAATNSPFQLSGRLTRINGLVMEAAGLKLPLGSGCRIVVPGGGSVEAEVVGFHGERIFMMPTDDIFGLAPGAQVLPMEPVQPRLIAGQRTVPRRRASDRAKHLPIDDSLLGRVVDGAGRPLDGLGPIETEDTRSLQSRPVNPLQRAPISQSLDVGIRAINALLTVGRGQRMGLFAGSGVGKSVLIGMMARYTKADVIVVGLIGERGREVKEFIEQNLGAEGRARSVVVAAPADTSPLMRLQGAAYATTIAEYFRDQGKQVLLIMDSLTRYAMAQREIALAIGEPPVTRGYPPSVFARLPALVERAGNGPEDGGSITAFYTVLTEGDDQQDPIADSARAILDGHIVLSRSLADQGHYPAIDIEQSISRAMHNLVKPTHFEQVRRFKQLFSRYQRSRDLIAVGAYQAGADPVLDQAVEAYPALEAFLQQAIDEREGFDTAVANLHTLFGAEV
- the fliM gene encoding flagellar motor switch protein FliM, which encodes MSSDFLSQDEVDALLRGVTGEVEETDADEDDGSGVRAYNLGTQERIVRGRMPTMELINERFARYLRIGLFNYMHRNAEISVGTIKVQKYSEFVRNLVVPTNLNLVTAKPLRGTGLIVFDPNLVFLVVDNMFGGDGRFHTRVEGRDFTATEQRIIMGMLNTVFAEYERAWAPVYALKLEYLRSEMNSQFANIATPSEIVVSTVFSLELGGAQADMHICFPYSMLEPIRETLYSTMQSDHITQDKRWIGTMTRQLKTAEVKLTCNLGHATVSLRDIVNMRVGDVIPLDVEELIRAEVDGVPVLEGHYGVHNGQYAIKVERMISSDENTDTLPSGAHNG